The Gammaproteobacteria bacterium DNA window ACTCTGATTCAGGCGAGCAGTCAGAAAAGTCTGCGTCTTCCGATTCCGGTGAAGGGGTGGTATTCCATCGTGGTAATGGATCAGAGCCCGATACTCTGGATCCGCATCGCAGTGAAGAGACCTCGGCTTCTGAAATTCTACGCGACGTGTATGAAGGCCTGACCACCGAAGACATTGATTCCAATATCGTGCCAGGACAGGCGGAACGCTGGGACATCACCGAAGACGGTAAAACCTATACCTTTTATTTACGCGAAAATGCCAAATGGTCGAATGGCGATCCGGTGGTGGCCCAGGATTTTGTCGCGGGCATGCAGCGCACGGTCGATCCGGCCACAATCTCTTCTTACGCCCAGATCCTGGATATGATCGTGAACGCCAAAGCCGTGCGCGAAGGCGATCTGCCGAAAGAAGCGCTCGCGGTCAAGGCCGTGTCGGACAAAGTTCTGGAAGTGAAACTCAATGCACCAACGCCGTATTTTCTCGGCTTACTCAATCACTCGTCTACTTATCCGATCCATCGTGCGTCTTGGGCCGAATACGGTGATAAGTTTGCCAAGGCCGGCAATATGATCAGTAACGGGGCGTATACACTGGACGAATGGATCGTGGCATCACACATCAAACTGGTGCGTAATCCACATTATTACGACAACGACAATGTGCAGATTGACACGGTTTACCATTATCCGACGGAAGACATTTCTGCCGAACTCAAACGCTACCGAGCCGGCGAACTGGACTTTACCGACCAGATCCCGAACAACCAGTTTCGTTTTGTTAACGAGAATCTCAAAGACGAGTTTTATGTGGATCCTTACCTGAGTACGTACTATTACGTGTTTGACAATACCCAAGCACCGTTCAATGACAAACGCCTGCGTCAGGCCTTAAGCATGGCCATAGACCGAGAAACCATTGTGGAAAAAGTTACCGGAGTGGGTGAAATAGCCGCCTACGGTTTTGTTCCGCCACCCGTGGCGAACTACCGCGCATATAAATACGCATGGGCCGATTGGCCGCGTGAGAAACAAATTGCCGAAGCGCAACGTTTGTATGCTGAAGCCGGTTACTCCAAAGATAATCCACTGGTTACTGAAATTCGTTACAACACAAGTGAGAATCACAAAAAAGTGGCCGTGGCAATTTCTGCCATGTGGAAACAGGTGCTGGGCGCTGACATCAAACTCCTGAATGAAGAATGGAAAGTGTTTTTGCAGAGCCGTAAAAACAAAGACAAATGGGACATCGTTCGTTACGGCTGGGTGGGTGATTATAACGATGCGTTTACCTATGCCGAGATCATGCATTCTACCCATGGCCAGAATGACAGCGGCTTTAGCAATCCGGAATACGACCGTCTGGTTGAAGCCGCCGCGGTTGAAGGCGATCTGCAAAAACGCGCCGACATGTTGGCTGAAGCCGAAAAGATCATGTTGAATGATTATCCCTTGATGCCAATATATTTTTATGTCACCAAACACCTGGTCAAGCCGCACGTTAAAGGATTTAAATCGACCATAATGGATCACAACTATTCGCGTCATTACCGTATTGAAAAATAGTTTTTTCCTAAACAGTCTTGTGTGATAATCCGCGCATGCTGAAAAAAACCAAAGCCCTGCTCAATTCAAGCGCCGGGCTTTTTTTATGCCTTGGGATTTTATTAGGCTTAGGCCTTTTTTCATGCAGCGCCAAACAGACTACGCACCAGTATCCGGACACCAAGATCTTAAAACGCGGAAATGGCGCAGAAGTTGAAACTCTGGATCCACAGCTGATACGTAGCGAAAGTGCCGGCAACGTGGCACGTGACCTGTACGAAGGCTTGCTCACTGAAGCCGCCGACGGATCCTTGGTCCCGGGCGTTGCAGTATCCTGGACATATGACCCTGAAACCCTGTGCTATAGGTTCGATCTTCGCCCCGAGGCTAAATGGTCGAATGGTGACCGGGTCAGCGCTCAGGATTTTGTGCGGGGCATGCAATACGCGCTGGATGTGAAAAATAACTCACCCTATCGTGAGCTGTTAAATTCAATCATTAAACTAGAAGCGATCAGCACAGTGGAGTTACATTTATGCACCAAGCATGCAGTGCCGTATTTTTTGGAGTTGCTGGCATTACCGGTGAGTTTTCCACGACACGCCGTAAGCGCGGCGAAAGCCCCGGTCAGTAACGGGGCCTATCGACTGTCAGATTGGGCGCCGCAAGAGAAAATCGTACTCACAAAAAATCCCCATTTTCATGCCGCCGATACCGTGTATTTTGAGCAGGTCGAAATTGTGACCACCGAAGATCCGGCCAGCGAGCTCAAACGCTTTCTCGCCGGTGAACTGGATATCACCGTTACTGTTCCGCCGGGTGATGTTCCTCGACTTAAACAACAGCATTCCGAAGCATTACGTATCGCACCGGTGTTGAACAGTTACTTTTACGGATTCAATCTCAGTCGTCCTCCGTTTCAAAACAAGCCCGAACTGCGTGAGGCTTTATCCTTGGCAATTGACCGCGAGGTTTTGGCAGACAAAGTCCTGGGCAGCGGCGAACAGGCGGCCTGGACCTTGGTGCCACCGGGCATGCCTGACTACACATCACCTGAGACCAAGTATGCCAACTTGCCACCGGCACAGCGTCAAGCCCGCGCCCAAAAGCTGTATGCCGACGCCGGATATTCCGCAGACCAGCCATTGCAAATCCAGTTGCGTTACAACACCTCGACGGTACATAAAAAAATTGCTGTGGCGGTGGCAAGTATGTGGAAACAAACGCTTGGTGTAAAAGTTGATCTATACAACGAAGAGTGGAAAGTCTTTTTGGATAACCGGCGACAAAAAAACACTCAGGTTTTTCGATCAGGCTGGATCGCAGATGTGAATGATGCGAGTAATTACCTGGAATTGTTCAGTGCAGCGCATCCTTTGAACGATTACGCGTACCACAAGCTGGAATTTGAACGTTTACTGGAGTCGGCAAAAACCGCTAGCAGTGAACGGACGTCTATTCTGCAGGCCGCTGAAAAGCAATTACTCGATGATCACGCGATTATTCCCTTGTATTTTTACGTCAGCAAGCATATGGTCAATCCTGAGATCAAAGGCTGGATAAATAATTCACTGGATCATCATCCCAGCCGCTTTTTGTTCAGAACCAGTCATTAATAGTAAAAAATAAACGGGAGAACACAATGTCAGCAACCACCACCGCACTGTTGGGCTACATCCTCTGGATGTTAATTTTATTGGTCATACTCGCAGGCCTGCGTTCGGCTTTGACCTTAAGTGGCAAAAAAATGGTAAACAGTTTTGCCCCGGACGGGGCCGATGCGGGCGATTTTTCCAATCGCCTGTGTCGTGCGCACGCCAATTGTTATGAGAGTTTTCCGATCATTGGCGGCATATTGCTTTTTGCCCTCGCCAGCGGGCAAACCGGCGTGACAGATGGACTTGCAATGATCATGCTTGGCGCGCGAGTGGCTCAATCGCTGACGCACTTGATCTCAACCAGTGCCATTGCGGTGTATGTACGCTTTGGTTTTTTCCTGGTGCAGATCGCAATTGCCGCTTACTGGTTGTTTGGCTTTTTCGCAGCTTAGAACAGCCTGAAAAAATTTATCCGGGTTAGCTATCGCGCTTTCCCGGTTTAATTTGCTTTACCACTTTGGAGTAAATTCCTGAGACGCAGCACGTCTTTGTAAGTATCTTTGGGCAAACGCGCGTTATACAAAGACGTTTTTACATTACCACCCGGGTTGGACTGAACAAACCAGGTGAAACGCACTTTGTTGTTGTCCAAATCCTGTATTTTATAAGTGATGTCCGAGACCATACGAATGTAGGATTGTTGCGGGTATTTGTCATCTGCGGATTGCATGGTGATTGTTACCGATTTCAGATCGTGTGATCGCTGAGTTGTAACATGCAAGACACTCTCGCGATCCTTAAGTGGAAACGGAAAATCCAGAACCGTATAAAAGAACATTTCTTCAGGGCTTATTTGTTCGAGCAATGTTACTTTTTTGCACATTTTGATCCATGCATTGCATTCCTGACCATTGCCAATGGCTTTTGCTACAGTTTCGAGATCACTATCCAGTTCGGTTATGAGTTTGGCCGCATGGTATGGAGAATCCGGAATGGCCCGAGTGAAGACTTGAATATTATTGCGGTCTTTTTTTAGTATCCAGGCACTGTCGGCGTGCATCGATACAGGCATCATGACAAAAATAAGTAGTCCAGCAAAAATTGTCGCCAGTGTCGACCTCAGTCTCACATTATTGTCCTTTTATATTCGTGATTGACATGCAATCAAGTGTAGCATTGATTACCAAATCGCTGGTAAAGGCGCTAAAATCAGGGATATGTGTGGCGCTTTTCAACAATTCCCGACCCTGGATATGGCCGAAATGCTGGCAGCTTTAAATGTGCAAGGCACCCTGGAGAACCGCGGCATGTGTCGGCCAGCCAGCAAGATCCAGATCGTGGTGGGTAGTGAAAACGAGGGTGAACACAAGATCGTGGACGCCACCTGGTGGCTGTTACTCGAGAAACAAAGCGAGAAGGGACTAACCTGGAAGCCGAATCAAAAATACAAAACCTTTAACACTCGATCGGAAAAACTTCTGGAAAGCCGCTTGGCCAAAAAACCGTATTTGAATACCCGTTGCCTGATTCCGGCCGCAGGATTCATGGAAAGCAAGTCTGGAACTTACCATCACATCACCAATGAGAAACAGAGCATCGCATTTGGTGGATTGTATAAGGAGTATCAACTGGATGACGATGAAATCTTGTATTCGGCTTCGATCATCACCTTACCGGCGACTACGAATTTCGAATTTGTGCATCATCGCATGCCGTTGATGTTAGATGTTGAGAATAAGAACACTACCCGACAATGGCTGCACAAAAATCATTTTCCTGATGAAGGATTTGAGCTTGGCAATAATTTGCACACGCCATTATTGGTCACACCGTCAGCCAAATATGGGACGGTAGAACCACAAGGTGAAACCCTGAAAGTTAGCTAGCCTGCAACAAGCCTAATGCGCTTTACCTTTATAACGTGAACCGCCGGTGCGACTCGCGCCCCATAGATTCATCGCATCAGAATACTTATTCATAAATAATTTTCGCGTGCTGGTCGATGCGCCCGGGCGAAAAATGAATTTATGCAATTGTAATCTGTTTGCAATCGCCGAATTGTCATTGGCAGTGGCGATATACAGTTGATGGCGGTTAATGGTGTCGCGAAAAAATTGATAGGCACTCTTAGGGTAATGCTCTTCGGTGCACAAAACAGTCGGGCTGCGCCATTTTTGCGGCGCATTGGTACGCGGCTTGCATTCTATGGTTCCCATCGGGGTTGAAACCGCATAGACCAGACCGATCATGCCATGAAAAGGGTGCTTGCTGGTGCGTTTGAAATAACCTTCGGACGTGGATTCATAAATGGCAATGTCAAAATAGCCATTCATGTCTTGCAATACCGGAATGCTAGTGATCATTTGCCTTTCTCCTTGCTTCCTTGATACTTAATTTCCTGGGATTGTCCATCCCGCTCTTGCACGGGATACGCTCCTAATTCTAGAACTTTGTGAGAACAATTTCTGTAACAAATTCGGGATTTGTATGACTAATATCATGCTGCAATGCAAAGGATTCGCATGATTGAAAGTCAAATAATCGCCTTAGCATGGTTAAGGTGGAAATCCGTTATAAGATTAATTTCTTAGAATTTGAATCGACTCTTTACAATAAAAAACGACGTCTTCCCGTCACGGCATTTGCCATGTCCGGGATCCATATTTTGCAAACTCTATGGATTCCTGACTCCACAGGAAAGACGACGTGTTATATGCATCAAGTTGTTCTGAGCTTAACTCGTGTAAAAAAATTACAGTCAATAATCATTACATGTTTTTCAGCTTTTTAACGATAGCCTTTTCCATTGCATCACGATCTTCAAGGCTTTGCATAGGCTTCACTTTCCAGGTAAACACGCCCCAGGCGGGCAAATCACGCAGCATTCGGTCAACTTCGCTGTGTGAATCTGCTTCTACAAGCATGATCAAAGTGCGAGAGCCTGCCGGAAATCCCACATACTTGATCTTTTTTTGTTTTTTAAGCTTCATTAACATTGCAAAGGTTGGCAAAATCCCTTTTTCCAGGACCATCACGGCCTCACTGGGGTCGGTGAAACCGGGTCCATCTGTGGTGCTGACAATGTACATATCAGCGGCGAGTGGAGCACTACAAAACAGGCTGATTAAAAGGGCAGTTAGAAATTTACTCTTCATGCTGGTTCTCCATTGGTAGTCAAAAAGAGAACAGCACGTCAGGCTGCTCTCATGTGATGAAAAAATGATAGCGAACAATCACAGCCTATGTTTGCACGATGTGGCAATGTTTCTCCTCGATAGGGAGAACTTCGAATATGTGTATTTTACGCCTTATTTGCATTATTAGCTGTAACGAATGTGTTACAAAAAATTTTGTTTATTTTAGATGCAGACGCAGGACCAATAAAATAATTGTCCGGCAATGTAAAATGCAATATTTCTCAGGCGTTGGGTCGTTTATTTAAATTGTTTTTTATCTTCGGGTTTGGCTTGGTAGTGTTCCGGAAACTTTGGATATATGTTTTCAAAATCTTTCAAGCTTTGATTGGTGAGATGCCGGAAAATTAACAACAAGGCAATAATACTGAATACCGTCAGGCCACCAAAGAACAGAACATCATTCATGGTGATCTGGCCATTAATGTGCGGCTTGTCTTCGGCGAAAATGGCCGAGCCACTGAAAATTGTTAGTAGTAATAGTGCTGTTGCGGCAAAAATCTTACGGATTGAAAAGTGTGACATAAATATAGATCCTTTATATTTTAATAAATAATATCTTGGTATTTGATAGGCAAAGTATAGGGTAATGCATCATTGCTGTAATATCTCTTTAGTTATACAGGCGATTCAATATTTCTGCCTGTTTTGTACAAGACGTATTTTATCTTGTCCGACCAGTCTTGGCGATAGCAGCATTGACAGAAATTTCCCCTCCGCAGCTTAAAAAATTACGTTCTGTGGCTTAATAAAAGGATTTAAAGCAATCACATTAAAAATCACAAGCCACTTACCGATGTGCGTAGGATTAATCTGATTGGTTATTTTTTCCAGATCGTTCCCAGAGCCGCAAAATACAAAGTCATGAGTAAAGAAAAGTTCCATTCAACAACATTTTCACTGGCCTGCGTTTTGATCTGCAAGGCTTCCGAGATCAAACTTGCGATGGCAATCAGTAACAGCAAGATCAAGACCGTTGTCTGAAAGCGCAAGGCCGTCAGGTGGCGGGCAAAGCCGGCGCGTTCATGCGTCAGTTTATAGTGTTGATTCAGTAACAACAATTGTGCCAGGGGAATGCAAAAGAAATACACCAGCACCCCGGCACGCCGCATGAAGTTATACATCGCGCCATCACTG harbors:
- a CDS encoding peptide ABC transporter substrate-binding protein, which gives rise to MKKLLTTSILALFLLVACGGNNSDSGEQSEKSASSDSGEGVVFHRGNGSEPDTLDPHRSEETSASEILRDVYEGLTTEDIDSNIVPGQAERWDITEDGKTYTFYLRENAKWSNGDPVVAQDFVAGMQRTVDPATISSYAQILDMIVNAKAVREGDLPKEALAVKAVSDKVLEVKLNAPTPYFLGLLNHSSTYPIHRASWAEYGDKFAKAGNMISNGAYTLDEWIVASHIKLVRNPHYYDNDNVQIDTVYHYPTEDISAELKRYRAGELDFTDQIPNNQFRFVNENLKDEFYVDPYLSTYYYVFDNTQAPFNDKRLRQALSMAIDRETIVEKVTGVGEIAAYGFVPPPVANYRAYKYAWADWPREKQIAEAQRLYAEAGYSKDNPLVTEIRYNTSENHKKVAVAISAMWKQVLGADIKLLNEEWKVFLQSRKNKDKWDIVRYGWVGDYNDAFTYAEIMHSTHGQNDSGFSNPEYDRLVEAAAVEGDLQKRADMLAEAEKIMLNDYPLMPIYFYVTKHLVKPHVKGFKSTIMDHNYSRHYRIEK
- a CDS encoding peptide ABC transporter substrate-binding protein, which encodes MLKKTKALLNSSAGLFLCLGILLGLGLFSCSAKQTTHQYPDTKILKRGNGAEVETLDPQLIRSESAGNVARDLYEGLLTEAADGSLVPGVAVSWTYDPETLCYRFDLRPEAKWSNGDRVSAQDFVRGMQYALDVKNNSPYRELLNSIIKLEAISTVELHLCTKHAVPYFLELLALPVSFPRHAVSAAKAPVSNGAYRLSDWAPQEKIVLTKNPHFHAADTVYFEQVEIVTTEDPASELKRFLAGELDITVTVPPGDVPRLKQQHSEALRIAPVLNSYFYGFNLSRPPFQNKPELREALSLAIDREVLADKVLGSGEQAAWTLVPPGMPDYTSPETKYANLPPAQRQARAQKLYADAGYSADQPLQIQLRYNTSTVHKKIAVAVASMWKQTLGVKVDLYNEEWKVFLDNRRQKNTQVFRSGWIADVNDASNYLELFSAAHPLNDYAYHKLEFERLLESAKTASSERTSILQAAEKQLLDDHAIIPLYFYVSKHMVNPEIKGWINNSLDHHPSRFLFRTSH
- a CDS encoding MAPEG family protein, with translation MSATTTALLGYILWMLILLVILAGLRSALTLSGKKMVNSFAPDGADAGDFSNRLCRAHANCYESFPIIGGILLFALASGQTGVTDGLAMIMLGARVAQSLTHLISTSAIAVYVRFGFFLVQIAIAAYWLFGFFAA